From a region of the Mercurialis annua linkage group LG1-X, ddMerAnnu1.2, whole genome shotgun sequence genome:
- the LOC126666206 gene encoding uncharacterized protein LOC126666206 — MLASMNNELQKQHEKYPGAREILFHLQELYGESSRSARYEISKQLFRAKLSEGKDVGEHVNMMIRCIERLEGLDFIMDFNLQTDMILQSLPDSYGNFITNYYMNRIECTLAELSSMLITAQKNNAKGKEVSLVVASSSKTKKKKTKKNVLKAQKAIAKRKRTSENKGKCFFCEGEGHWKRNCPKYKEFKGKNKKNENPGEGSSK; from the exons atgttggcatctatgaataacgagttgcaaaaacaacacgagaaatatccgggagcccgcgaaatattgtttcacttacaagagttgtatggtgaatcaagtcgttctgctagatatgagatatctaagcaattatttcgagcAAAGCTCTCAGAGGGAAAggatgttggagaacatgtgaacatgatgattcgatgtatcgaacgtctagagggtctagatttcatcatggacttcaatctccaaacggatatgatccttcaatcccttccggattcgtatggtaatttcatcacgaattactatatgaatcggatagaatgtacacttgcagAGTTATCAAGCATGTTGATAACCGCTCAAAAGAACAATGctaagggaaaggaagtttctcttgtggttgcttcttctagtaagactaagaagaagaaaactaagaagaatgttttgaaggcccaaaaggccattgcaaaaagGAAGCGCACCTCAGAGAACAAAGGAAAATGTTTCTTTTGCGagggcgagggacattggaaacgaaattgccccaagtataaggaatttaagggcaagaacaagaagaatgaaaatcccggtgagg gatctagcaaatga